A single window of Acetohalobium arabaticum DSM 5501 DNA harbors:
- a CDS encoding ferredoxin domain-containing protein, whose protein sequence is MFLKNQEAEKEGVLQAAKLMTTAARTAPKGKGVDNLATAVLGEGEEKEELVAEMKGLADESGAGFFKRDAENIAEADAVVLLGTETGAIGVPACGYCGFEDCSAQSQSENGVCAFNTGDLGIAVGSAVSKAADLRIDNRIMFTAGKAAVRLDLLGEDVEIAYGIALNAAGKNPFFDRG, encoded by the coding sequence ATGTTTTTAAAGAATCAAGAAGCTGAAAAAGAAGGAGTTTTACAGGCAGCTAAATTGATGACTACTGCTGCTAGGACTGCTCCTAAAGGTAAAGGTGTTGATAATCTAGCAACAGCTGTCCTTGGGGAAGGTGAAGAGAAGGAAGAGTTGGTAGCTGAAATGAAAGGGTTAGCTGATGAATCTGGAGCTGGTTTCTTTAAGCGTGATGCTGAAAATATAGCTGAAGCAGATGCAGTAGTTTTATTGGGAACTGAAACAGGAGCTATAGGTGTTCCAGCCTGTGGTTACTGTGGTTTTGAAGATTGTTCAGCTCAGAGTCAAAGTGAAAATGGAGTTTGTGCTTTTAATACTGGTGATTTGGGTATTGCAGTAGGCTCTGCTGTCAGTAAAGCAGCTGATCTGCGAATAGATAACCGAATTATGTTTACTGCAGGTAAGGCAGCAGTTAGGTTGGATTTGTTAGGTGAAGATGTAGAAATAGCTTATGGAATTGCTCTTAATGCAGCAGGCAAGAATCCATTCTTTGATCGAGGTTAA
- a CDS encoding endonuclease MutS2: MEQHVLEILEYNKIKKRLAKHTSSKLARKLVDNLKPVSDFDFIQERQLEVTAAKKILNREEKYPPLGGIKDVRDSLKRTSKEITLNGEELVEIADTLSTSRNLKRYLLNLEDEEDEYKSVVKYGTQLDNFKPLERKINKAVDNQGNVLDTASTKLRNIRRSITDYSQRIKDKLNSILSSKKYQSYIQDSLVTIRDKRYVIPIKSQFQEKVSGIVHDQSASKQTVFIEPMAVVKLNNKLRSFMAEEEEEVYRILTELTYEVREELDRIKETLKLLAWLDFTFAKAEYSFKIEGAEPVLNQEEYINLEKARHPLIPQDEVVPIDIKLGGKFDTLVITGPNTGGKTVTLKTVGLLTLMAQSGLHIPALSGSKIAVFDEIHGDIGDEQSIEQNLSTFSSHMTRIIDILETAQENNLVLLDEIGAGTDPTEGAALAMAILEELYSRGRINTIATTHYSQLKTFAYQQEGIQNASVEFDVETLQPTYRLQMGMPGRSNAFEIAGRLGLPTEVIEKARAKLSEEDIEVDRIIQSIEESKQSIVENEEAARKERKKAKELKEEYETKLEEVEKLEQKIKKDAYAEAEKIIAESKKKVNEVVTEMKEKAEVNQQEVDRAKSKIDEYKYNLSSERVDLESDLKQQRIQQNSEDLEVGDKVRLKKLNKEGEIIELSEDKEEAVIQAGPMKVNVDISRLEQMDESDQQTEASNNSNGLNNDTNIGSLKNKKSRHISPKLDLRGLRAIEAKEKVDKYLDDAYLANISKAEIVHGKGSGVLREVVHDLLDEHSQIDEYRLGGKDEGGSGVTIVKF, translated from the coding sequence TTGGAGCAGCATGTCCTAGAAATTCTAGAATATAATAAGATAAAAAAGAGATTAGCTAAGCATACATCTTCTAAACTCGCCCGTAAACTGGTTGATAATTTAAAACCAGTAAGTGATTTTGACTTTATTCAAGAGCGGCAGTTAGAAGTAACAGCTGCTAAAAAGATTCTGAATAGAGAAGAGAAGTATCCACCTTTAGGTGGAATTAAAGATGTCAGGGATTCATTGAAAAGAACTAGCAAAGAAATTACTTTGAATGGAGAAGAATTAGTAGAGATAGCAGATACTCTATCAACTAGCCGAAATTTAAAGAGGTATCTGTTGAATTTAGAAGACGAAGAAGATGAATATAAAAGTGTAGTTAAGTATGGTACTCAGTTAGATAACTTTAAACCTCTGGAACGTAAGATAAATAAGGCTGTGGATAATCAGGGCAATGTATTGGATACTGCAAGTACTAAGCTGCGGAATATTCGCCGCAGCATTACTGATTACAGCCAGCGGATTAAGGATAAATTAAATTCAATTCTGAGTTCAAAGAAGTATCAGAGTTATATTCAGGATTCATTGGTTACAATTAGAGATAAAAGATATGTAATTCCGATTAAAAGCCAGTTTCAGGAGAAAGTCTCTGGTATTGTTCATGACCAGTCGGCAAGTAAGCAGACTGTATTTATTGAACCGATGGCTGTCGTTAAACTGAATAATAAGTTACGCAGTTTCATGGCAGAAGAAGAAGAAGAAGTCTATCGAATCTTAACAGAACTGACTTATGAAGTCAGAGAAGAATTGGATAGAATTAAAGAAACCTTAAAATTACTGGCCTGGTTGGATTTTACTTTTGCTAAGGCTGAATACAGCTTCAAGATTGAAGGAGCAGAACCTGTCTTAAATCAGGAAGAGTATATTAATCTGGAGAAGGCAAGACATCCTCTGATTCCACAAGATGAGGTAGTACCAATTGATATTAAATTAGGCGGCAAATTTGATACATTGGTAATTACTGGTCCCAATACTGGAGGAAAGACAGTAACTCTTAAGACAGTAGGATTATTGACATTAATGGCCCAGTCTGGCCTTCATATTCCTGCCTTGTCCGGTTCAAAGATAGCAGTATTTGATGAAATTCATGGCGATATTGGTGATGAGCAGAGTATTGAGCAGAACTTAAGTACTTTTTCTTCCCATATGACGCGGATTATTGATATTCTTGAGACGGCTCAAGAGAATAATTTAGTTTTGCTTGATGAGATAGGAGCGGGAACTGATCCTACCGAGGGTGCTGCTTTAGCTATGGCAATTTTGGAAGAATTATATAGCCGGGGTCGGATTAATACGATAGCTACCACTCACTATAGTCAATTAAAGACTTTTGCTTATCAACAGGAAGGAATTCAGAATGCTTCGGTGGAATTTGATGTTGAAACTCTACAGCCTACCTATAGACTACAGATGGGAATGCCTGGGCGCAGTAACGCCTTTGAAATTGCTGGTAGGTTAGGCCTGCCAACAGAGGTGATTGAGAAGGCTCGGGCTAAGTTGAGTGAAGAAGATATAGAGGTTGATAGGATTATTCAGAGTATTGAGGAGAGCAAACAGAGTATCGTAGAGAATGAGGAGGCTGCCCGGAAAGAAAGGAAGAAGGCTAAAGAATTAAAAGAAGAATATGAAACCAAACTGGAGGAAGTGGAAAAGTTAGAACAGAAGATAAAGAAGGATGCTTATGCTGAAGCTGAAAAGATAATTGCTGAGTCTAAAAAGAAGGTTAATGAAGTAGTAACTGAAATGAAAGAGAAGGCTGAAGTTAATCAACAGGAAGTGGATAGAGCTAAGAGTAAAATAGATGAATATAAATATAACTTAAGTAGTGAGCGAGTAGATTTAGAATCAGACCTTAAACAGCAGAGGATACAGCAAAATTCAGAGGATTTGGAAGTAGGAGATAAGGTTCGACTCAAGAAGTTAAATAAAGAAGGGGAAATAATTGAACTTTCTGAGGATAAAGAAGAAGCAGTAATTCAGGCTGGGCCAATGAAGGTGAATGTAGATATTAGTCGTTTAGAACAGATGGATGAATCTGACCAACAAACAGAAGCAAGTAATAATTCTAATGGATTAAATAATGATACTAATATTGGCAGTCTTAAAAATAAAAAATCTCGCCATATTTCTCCTAAACTGGATTTGAGAGGTTTGAGAGCAATAGAGGCTAAAGAAAAAGTGGATAAGTATCTGGATGATGCTTATTTAGCCAATATTTCTAAAGCAGAAATAGTCCACGGCAAGGGCTCCGGTGTTTTGCGGGAGGTAGTTCATGATCTTTTAGATGAGCATTCTCAGATAGATGAGTATAGACTAGGCGGGAAAGATGAAGGAGGATCAGGTGTAACTATCGTTAAGTTTTAA